The following are encoded together in the Adhaeribacter arboris genome:
- a CDS encoding family 1 glycosylhydrolase yields the protein MAIIDLWGGVECSCNRVGEQFFDQLSRNGHRDRISDLDLFASLGIKKLRYPVLWEHVAPQSLDTPNWSWSDERLQRLQQLKIDPIVGLVHHGSGPIYTNLASDNFAPLLAQYARMVAERYPWVNYYTPVNEPLTTARFSCLYGFWYPHQTSDKDFVRALLNQVKGTKLAMQAIRQINPDAKLVQTEDLGKSHSTKLLAYQAEFENERRWLTFDLLCGKVTPEHKLWQYLITTGLSAEELLEFVESPLPPDIFGINHYITSERYLDEHLSIFPLHTHGNNGRHKYADVEAVRVKGVERAGIKELLQEAWQRYQGVIAITEAHLCCTREEQMRWFMEIWEAATELNQAGVNCLAVTAWALIGSYDWNSLLTRSNGHYENGIFDLRIGTQPWPTALAGMLKSLSQTGKYHHDVLQHKGWWDREERYAYRHGDPYIFKPTHKPILDHKQRPVLITGATGTLGQAFGRICQDRGLHYYLVSRAEMDITNPESVKYAVARYNPWAIVNAAGYVRIDDAEREPNKCYRANTTGPILLAKICKAANIQLLTFSSDLVFDGSKAGPYVEEDQPNPQNVYGNSKFLAEKEILRILPEALIIRSSAFFGIWDRDNFVHFALKSFLQGIPFAAVNDVKISATYVPDLVQHSLDLLIDRANGIWHLTNSGDFTWAELAELIADIALLKDVHIERQPISSFNLPAYRPKNSALESTKSYIMPSIENALHRCIPEIMQTLARERTSGDKDLFPAEEKLSG from the coding sequence ATGGCGATCATTGATTTATGGGGCGGAGTTGAATGCAGTTGTAACCGGGTAGGAGAACAGTTCTTCGACCAGTTAAGCAGAAACGGTCATCGGGATCGCATAAGTGATCTGGATCTATTTGCCTCCTTAGGAATAAAAAAATTGCGTTACCCAGTGCTTTGGGAGCACGTTGCTCCTCAAAGCCTGGACACGCCAAACTGGTCTTGGTCGGATGAAAGATTGCAGCGTTTGCAGCAATTAAAAATCGACCCCATTGTTGGTTTGGTCCACCACGGTAGCGGGCCGATTTATACCAATTTAGCAAGTGATAATTTTGCGCCTTTACTAGCGCAATATGCCCGAATGGTAGCAGAACGCTATCCTTGGGTTAACTATTATACTCCCGTTAACGAACCCCTCACTACCGCCCGGTTTAGCTGCCTTTATGGTTTTTGGTATCCGCATCAAACCTCCGATAAAGATTTTGTTCGGGCATTATTAAATCAGGTAAAAGGTACTAAACTTGCTATGCAAGCCATCCGGCAAATTAATCCGGATGCCAAGTTGGTTCAAACGGAAGATTTAGGAAAATCGCATAGCACCAAACTACTAGCCTATCAGGCAGAATTTGAAAACGAGCGCCGATGGTTAACCTTCGATTTACTGTGCGGTAAGGTTACTCCTGAACATAAACTTTGGCAGTATTTAATAACTACGGGCCTTTCCGCGGAGGAATTACTCGAATTTGTTGAAAGCCCTCTCCCGCCCGATATTTTCGGAATTAACCATTATATCACCAGCGAACGGTACTTAGATGAGCATTTGTCTATTTTCCCGCTGCATACGCACGGTAATAACGGCCGGCATAAATACGCCGATGTAGAAGCTGTACGGGTAAAAGGGGTAGAACGAGCCGGAATTAAAGAATTATTGCAAGAAGCCTGGCAACGCTATCAAGGGGTCATTGCCATTACGGAGGCGCACCTATGCTGTACCCGCGAAGAACAAATGCGCTGGTTTATGGAAATTTGGGAGGCAGCTACCGAACTGAATCAAGCTGGGGTGAATTGTCTGGCGGTAACTGCCTGGGCTCTTATTGGTTCTTACGATTGGAACTCGTTGCTTACCCGTAGCAACGGCCATTACGAAAATGGAATTTTTGATTTACGGATAGGAACTCAACCCTGGCCAACCGCTTTAGCCGGTATGCTGAAAAGCCTGAGTCAAACCGGAAAGTACCACCACGATGTATTGCAGCACAAAGGGTGGTGGGACCGGGAAGAACGTTACGCGTACCGGCACGGAGATCCCTATATCTTTAAGCCTACGCATAAACCCATTCTGGACCATAAACAACGACCAGTGCTCATAACAGGAGCTACTGGCACGCTGGGACAAGCCTTTGGCCGCATTTGCCAGGACCGAGGATTACACTATTATTTAGTAAGCCGGGCCGAAATGGATATTACCAATCCGGAATCTGTTAAATATGCGGTAGCTCGCTATAATCCCTGGGCTATTGTGAATGCGGCCGGCTATGTGCGCATAGACGATGCGGAAAGAGAACCCAATAAATGCTACCGGGCAAATACGACAGGCCCCATTTTATTAGCGAAAATTTGCAAAGCAGCTAATATTCAACTCTTAACTTTTTCTTCGGATTTAGTTTTTGATGGCAGTAAAGCTGGCCCTTATGTGGAGGAGGATCAACCGAATCCCCAAAATGTATATGGTAATAGTAAATTCCTAGCTGAAAAAGAAATACTACGCATTCTGCCGGAAGCTTTAATAATCAGGTCAAGTGCTTTTTTTGGAATTTGGGACCGGGATAACTTTGTTCACTTTGCTCTAAAATCATTCCTGCAAGGTATTCCCTTTGCGGCAGTAAACGATGTAAAAATTTCAGCTACTTATGTGCCGGACTTGGTGCAACATTCCTTAGATTTATTAATTGATCGGGCGAATGGTATCTGGCATTTAACTAATTCAGGAGACTTTACCTGGGCAGAATTAGCGGAATTAATAGCAGATATTGCTCTTTTAAAGGATGTACATATAGAAAGGCAACCCATCTCGTCTTTTAACCTGCCGGCTTATCGGCCAAAGAATTCAGCGTTAGAAAGCACTAAATCTTATATCATGCCATCGATAGAAAATGCTCTGCATCGTTGTATTCCAGAAATTATGCAAACGTTGGCTCGAGAAAGGACTTCTGGAGATAAAGATCTATTTCCTGCAGAAGAAAAGCTAAGCGGTTAA
- a CDS encoding Ldh family oxidoreductase → MYSYDHLYTFTKQVFQSIGCPEEDADLATEVLLSADLRGIDSHGIARLIGYVRLWETNRINATPDVKVVHETPSTAVVDGDSGLGLVVAPHAMEIAIQKAQVAGTGWVSVKNSNHFGIAGYHAMKALAKDMIGIAMTNASPLVAPTNSLERLLGTNPIAVAIPANEQPAFVADFATTTAANGKLEILQRKNQEAPLGWIQDAQGQNSTNPNELKAGGALMPLGGETGSHKGYCLGSIVDIFSAVLSGANYGPWVPPFVSFLPLPTNPVGAGIGHFFGAMRIDAFRPADEFKTHMDNWITTFRQSKAKSEETPVLIPGDPERIMAAKRFQEGIPLLDPVVKDLESLANKFSLSF, encoded by the coding sequence ATGTATTCTTACGATCATCTTTATACCTTTACCAAACAAGTCTTTCAAAGTATTGGCTGCCCCGAAGAAGATGCTGATTTAGCTACGGAAGTATTATTATCTGCCGATCTAAGAGGCATTGACTCACATGGTATTGCCCGGCTAATTGGTTACGTACGCCTCTGGGAAACAAACCGGATTAATGCTACTCCAGACGTAAAAGTAGTACACGAGACACCCAGTACAGCGGTAGTAGACGGAGACAGCGGTTTAGGTTTAGTAGTTGCTCCCCACGCAATGGAAATTGCCATACAAAAAGCCCAAGTAGCTGGTACTGGTTGGGTTTCAGTAAAAAATTCAAATCATTTTGGTATTGCGGGTTACCATGCCATGAAAGCCTTAGCAAAAGATATGATTGGTATAGCTATGACCAATGCCAGCCCGTTGGTTGCGCCTACTAATTCTTTAGAACGTTTATTAGGAACCAATCCTATTGCGGTAGCTATACCGGCGAATGAACAACCCGCGTTTGTAGCGGATTTTGCTACCACTACTGCAGCCAATGGTAAACTAGAAATTTTACAACGTAAGAATCAAGAAGCACCCCTTGGCTGGATACAAGACGCCCAAGGTCAAAACTCTACTAATCCAAACGAACTAAAAGCAGGAGGAGCGCTAATGCCTTTAGGAGGAGAAACCGGCAGCCACAAAGGCTATTGTTTAGGTTCTATCGTTGATATATTTTCGGCAGTTTTATCAGGAGCCAATTATGGCCCTTGGGTACCACCCTTTGTAAGTTTTTTGCCCTTACCAACTAACCCCGTAGGAGCAGGCATCGGACATTTTTTTGGAGCTATGCGTATAGATGCTTTTCGTCCGGCTGATGAATTTAAAACCCACATGGATAATTGGATTACTACGTTCCGCCAGTCCAAAGCTAAATCAGAAGAAACACCTGTTCTTATTCCGGGTGATCCGGAAAGAATAATGGCGGCAAAACGCTTTCAAGAAGGTATTCCGCTTTTAGATCCCGTAGTAAAAGATTTAGAATCGTTAGCAAATAAATTTTCTTTATCCTTTTAA
- a CDS encoding murein L,D-transpeptidase catalytic domain family protein, which produces MKQENRDIIRKVKKGNRRVRRIIPFLAPFFFAHFPLPAGSYKTKSENTHLSAANAEALRFAAFQVDVYKLYEEISLEKSGLSLDVFNDALLGYLNLKAQGQLSDKKLLTVVDFNKPSTEKRLWVIDLAGKKVLFNSLVAHGKNSGENMAENFDNTVSSEKSSLGFYVTQDIYMGKHGKSLKLVGLDKDFNTNALERCVVMHGADYVSDAFIAQHGRLGRSQGCPALPMENHQQIIEAVKGKTCLFIHANKKEYNSDYLDAETALAYYSSVGNSII; this is translated from the coding sequence ATGAAACAGGAAAATAGAGATATTATTCGAAAGGTAAAGAAAGGCAATCGCCGCGTTCGCCGGATTATTCCTTTTTTGGCGCCTTTTTTCTTTGCGCACTTTCCATTACCAGCCGGAAGTTATAAAACTAAGTCGGAAAATACTCATTTATCAGCTGCTAATGCAGAAGCATTACGTTTTGCGGCTTTTCAGGTAGATGTTTATAAGCTTTACGAAGAAATTAGTTTAGAAAAAAGTGGCTTATCGCTGGATGTTTTTAATGATGCCTTATTAGGTTATCTGAACTTGAAAGCTCAAGGTCAACTATCCGATAAAAAGTTGCTGACAGTTGTTGATTTTAACAAGCCATCTACCGAAAAACGTCTTTGGGTTATTGATTTAGCAGGTAAGAAAGTTTTGTTTAACTCCTTGGTAGCACATGGTAAAAATTCCGGTGAAAACATGGCCGAAAATTTTGACAATACCGTTAGCTCGGAGAAAAGCAGTTTAGGATTTTACGTTACCCAAGATATTTACATGGGTAAACATGGAAAATCCTTAAAGCTAGTTGGTTTAGATAAAGATTTTAATACAAATGCGCTGGAACGTTGCGTAGTAATGCATGGTGCTGATTATGTAAGTGATGCTTTTATTGCGCAGCACGGTCGTTTGGGTCGAAGCCAAGGTTGTCCTGCTTTACCTATGGAAAACCATCAACAAATTATTGAAGCTGTTAAAGGTAAAACTTGTTTGTTTATTCACGCCAATAAAAAAGAATATAATTCGGATTACCTAGATGCCGAAACAGCTTTGGCGTACTATTCATCAGTAGGTAATTCTATTATTTAA
- a CDS encoding FtsB family cell division protein, whose product MQIQLPRFIRSFYFISTVTFLIWMVFFDSNDFMTQYQMSKKLNDLEADKEYYVQKIAEVQKDRTELMSNPELLEKYAREKYYMKRPGEEVFILVKKPKK is encoded by the coding sequence ATGCAGATACAGTTGCCAAGATTTATCAGAAGTTTTTATTTTATTTCTACTGTTACTTTCCTGATATGGATGGTATTTTTTGATTCGAATGATTTTATGACTCAATATCAAATGAGTAAGAAATTGAATGATTTGGAAGCCGATAAAGAATATTATGTTCAGAAAATAGCGGAAGTACAAAAAGATCGTACGGAGCTGATGAGTAATCCGGAATTACTAGAAAAATATGCCCGGGAAAAATACTACATGAAACGGCCGGGTGAAGAAGTATTTATTTTAGTAAAAAAGCCGAAGAAGTAA
- the eno gene encoding phosphopyruvate hydratase gives MTLISSIKARQIFDSRGNPTVEVDVITDNGFLGRAAVPSGASTGKHEAVELRDGDKSQYMGKGVLKAVSNVNDIIAEELLGENVFEQNKIDSLMLELDGTPNKGKLGANAILGVSLAIARAAAEALGMPLYRYVGGVNANTLPVPMMNILNGGSHADNSIDFQEFMIMPVGAPSFREAMRWGSEIFHNLKNVLHKQGLSTNVGDEGGFAPNIKSNEDAIKIVLQAIEAAGYKPGEQVMIAMDAAASEFYDASSGQYHFKKSTGDKLTSAEMVSYWTDWTKKYPIVSIEDGMDEDDWSGWKSLTESIGSTTQLVGDDLFVTNVNRLQKGIDESIANAILIKVNQIGTLTETINAINLGRRNGYKSIMSHRSGETEDNTIADLAVALNTGQIKTGSASRSDRMAKYNQLLRIEEELGETAYFPGKKM, from the coding sequence ATGACTTTAATTTCAAGCATTAAGGCCCGCCAAATTTTTGATTCTAGAGGTAATCCTACCGTAGAAGTAGATGTTATAACAGATAACGGATTTCTAGGTCGGGCAGCGGTTCCTTCGGGAGCATCTACGGGTAAACACGAAGCCGTAGAGCTGCGCGATGGAGATAAATCGCAATACATGGGTAAAGGCGTTTTAAAGGCAGTAAGTAATGTAAACGATATTATTGCCGAGGAATTGCTGGGAGAAAATGTATTTGAGCAAAACAAGATTGATAGCTTAATGCTGGAATTAGATGGTACACCTAATAAAGGTAAATTAGGAGCAAACGCTATCTTGGGAGTTTCTTTGGCAATTGCCCGAGCTGCTGCTGAAGCCTTAGGAATGCCGTTGTACCGCTATGTGGGTGGCGTAAATGCTAACACATTGCCGGTACCTATGATGAATATCTTAAATGGAGGTAGTCATGCGGATAATTCTATCGATTTTCAGGAATTTATGATTATGCCGGTGGGAGCTCCTAGTTTCCGCGAAGCAATGCGGTGGGGTTCTGAGATATTCCATAACCTAAAAAATGTACTTCATAAACAAGGTTTGTCTACCAATGTAGGCGACGAAGGTGGTTTTGCCCCGAATATAAAGTCGAACGAAGACGCTATTAAAATTGTATTGCAAGCCATTGAAGCGGCGGGTTATAAACCTGGCGAACAAGTAATGATTGCCATGGATGCGGCTGCTTCCGAGTTCTATGATGCATCAAGCGGTCAGTATCATTTCAAAAAATCTACAGGGGATAAGCTTACTTCTGCTGAAATGGTAAGTTACTGGACGGATTGGACTAAAAAATACCCTATTGTTTCGATTGAAGATGGTATGGATGAGGACGATTGGTCGGGCTGGAAATCTTTAACGGAATCTATTGGCAGTACTACCCAATTGGTAGGAGATGATTTATTTGTAACCAATGTAAACCGTTTGCAAAAAGGTATCGACGAATCAATTGCGAATGCTATTTTAATTAAAGTTAATCAAATCGGTACGCTTACCGAAACTATTAATGCTATTAACTTAGGTCGCAGAAACGGTTATAAGAGTATTATGAGTCATCGTTCCGGTGAAACCGAAGATAATACAATTGCTGATTTAGCGGTAGCATTAAATACCGGACAAATTAAAACAGGTTCAGCTTCTCGGTCAGATAGGATGGCAAAATACAACCAGTTGCTTCGGATTGAAGAAGAACTGGGCGAAACGGCTTACTTCCCCGGTAAGAAAATGTAA
- the carA gene encoding glutamine-hydrolyzing carbamoyl-phosphate synthase small subunit, producing the protein MKEKKAVDAILLLADGTQWKGKSLGCTGTNSGELCFNTGMTGYQEIFTDPSYYGQIVITTVSHVGNYGVLNQEVESKQVQIKGLVCKEFSDFFSRRSAEGSLQEYFEKAGVVGICEIDTRELVRHIRNKGAMNAIISSDILDVEVLKEKLAATPSMDGLELASQVSTRDEYIMKPDKVEFKVAILDLGVKRNIIHNLVSRGCECKVFPYDTSFDEMEAWGPDGYFISNGPGDPAATTQAVESVNRILDRDKPLFGICMGHQVLAQANGIATYKMHNGHRGLNHPVKNLITGKCEVTSQNHGFAVDGEAVKNNDQVEVTHINLNDGTIEGIRIKGKKAFSVQYHPESSPGPHDSNYLFDNFIQLLKNA; encoded by the coding sequence ATGAAAGAAAAGAAAGCAGTTGACGCTATTTTATTATTAGCGGACGGTACCCAATGGAAAGGTAAGAGTCTTGGCTGTACCGGTACAAATTCAGGCGAACTTTGTTTTAATACCGGAATGACAGGGTATCAGGAGATATTTACGGATCCATCTTATTACGGACAAATCGTGATTACAACAGTTTCGCACGTAGGTAATTATGGGGTACTTAATCAGGAAGTAGAATCTAAGCAAGTCCAAATTAAGGGTCTAGTTTGTAAAGAATTTTCTGATTTTTTTTCCAGACGCTCAGCGGAGGGTTCGCTACAAGAATATTTTGAGAAAGCTGGTGTTGTTGGCATTTGTGAAATTGATACCCGAGAATTAGTCCGGCATATACGCAATAAAGGGGCTATGAATGCAATAATTTCTTCTGATATTTTAGATGTAGAAGTTCTTAAAGAAAAATTAGCAGCTACTCCTTCTATGGATGGTTTAGAACTGGCATCGCAGGTTAGTACGAGGGATGAGTATATAATGAAACCAGATAAGGTAGAATTTAAGGTGGCTATCCTAGATTTAGGTGTAAAAAGGAACATCATACATAATTTGGTAAGCCGGGGATGTGAGTGCAAAGTTTTTCCGTACGATACCTCTTTCGATGAAATGGAAGCTTGGGGGCCTGATGGTTACTTTATATCGAACGGGCCAGGGGATCCGGCTGCAACTACACAAGCAGTGGAGAGTGTTAATCGAATCTTGGATCGCGATAAACCTTTATTTGGCATTTGTATGGGTCATCAGGTTTTAGCTCAAGCCAATGGCATTGCAACTTATAAAATGCATAACGGTCATAGAGGTTTGAATCATCCAGTTAAAAATTTAATTACAGGAAAATGTGAAGTTACATCTCAAAACCATGGTTTTGCTGTAGATGGAGAAGCGGTTAAGAATAATGACCAAGTAGAAGTTACTCATATCAACTTAAATGATGGCACCATTGAAGGTATCCGGATAAAAGGTAAAAAAGCATTTTCCGTGCAATACCATCCTGAATCTTCTCCAGGCCCACATGATTCAAATTATCTCTTCGATAATTTTATTCAATTACTTAAAAATGCTTAG
- the rplQ gene encoding 50S ribosomal protein L17: MRHGKKINHLGRTSAHRKAMLSNMASSLILHKRVSTTIAKAKALRKYVEPLLTKSKNDTTHSRRTIFSYLQNKESLKELFDQVSSKIANRPGGYTRILKTGNRLGDNADMCIIELVDYNEAMLGTAAKATETKTRTRRRGGKRKESESSSNAGATENNANSVDSSTSNSENVQDV, encoded by the coding sequence ATGAGACACGGTAAAAAAATTAATCATTTAGGCAGGACTTCCGCTCATAGAAAGGCAATGTTGTCTAATATGGCATCCTCATTGATTCTGCATAAGCGCGTATCTACTACCATAGCAAAAGCAAAAGCTTTGCGTAAATATGTAGAGCCTCTATTAACCAAATCAAAAAACGATACAACTCACTCGAGAAGAACTATTTTCTCTTACTTGCAAAATAAAGAATCCTTAAAAGAACTTTTTGATCAAGTATCAAGTAAAATTGCTAATCGTCCTGGGGGATATACTCGTATTCTAAAAACAGGAAACCGTTTAGGAGATAATGCCGATATGTGCATCATTGAGTTAGTTGATTATAACGAAGCAATGTTAGGGACAGCAGCTAAAGCCACTGAAACTAAAACCAGAACAAGAAGAAGAGGCGGAAAAAGAAAGGAAAGTGAAAGCTCTTCAAACGCTGGTGCAACAGAAAATAACGCCAATTCAGTTGATAGTTCAACATCTAATTCTGAAAATGTTCAGGATGTTTAA
- a CDS encoding DNA-directed RNA polymerase subunit alpha yields MSILAFQMPEKVVMEKADDFHGQFEFKPLEKGYGVTIGNALRRILLSSLEGYAITAVRIPGVLHEFSTIEGVMEDVSEIILNLKMVRFKKINEAIEDKITVTISNKNTFQAGDINRFTNGFQVLNPDLVICHLEPSVNLEVELTLQKGRGYVPADENKPNEQVFGQIAIDAIFTPIKNVKYSIENTRVEQKTDYEKLLIDIQTDGSIHPEEALKGAAHILIQHFMLFSDSTMTFETAKPEEEEAVDEEMLHMRKVLKTPLHDMDLSVRAYNCLKAADIKTLGDLVQLDMQDMMKFRNFGKKSLTELENLVEEKGLNFGMDLSKYKLDED; encoded by the coding sequence ATGTCAATATTAGCTTTTCAAATGCCAGAGAAAGTCGTAATGGAGAAAGCCGACGACTTTCATGGTCAATTTGAATTTAAGCCTTTGGAAAAAGGATACGGTGTAACAATTGGTAATGCCTTAAGAAGAATTTTATTATCTTCTTTGGAAGGTTACGCCATTACAGCGGTTCGAATCCCTGGAGTGTTACATGAATTCTCAACCATTGAAGGTGTAATGGAGGACGTCTCTGAAATTATACTTAATCTGAAAATGGTAAGATTCAAAAAGATAAATGAAGCCATTGAAGATAAAATTACTGTTACTATCTCTAATAAGAATACTTTTCAAGCAGGAGATATTAACAGATTTACTAATGGGTTTCAAGTTTTAAACCCTGATTTGGTTATTTGTCATTTAGAGCCTTCTGTAAATTTAGAGGTAGAACTTACCCTTCAAAAAGGAAGAGGTTATGTTCCGGCAGATGAAAACAAACCAAATGAGCAGGTGTTTGGACAGATTGCTATTGATGCTATTTTTACGCCAATTAAAAACGTTAAATATAGCATTGAAAATACACGGGTTGAGCAAAAGACTGACTATGAAAAGTTGTTAATTGATATTCAAACTGATGGTTCTATTCACCCGGAAGAAGCTTTAAAAGGAGCTGCCCATATATTAATACAACACTTTATGTTGTTCTCCGACAGCACAATGACTTTTGAAACTGCTAAGCCTGAAGAAGAAGAAGCAGTAGATGAAGAAATGTTGCACATGCGAAAGGTTTTAAAAACTCCTTTGCATGATATGGATCTTTCTGTACGTGCTTATAATTGCTTAAAGGCTGCTGATATAAAAACATTAGGCGATCTAGTGCAATTAGATATGCAGGATATGATGAAGTTCCGTAATTTTGGAAAGAAATCCCTTACTGAGTTGGAAAACTTAGTGGAAGAAAAAGGACTAAATTTTGGAATGGATCTTTCCAAATACAAATTAGATGAAGATTAA
- the rpsD gene encoding 30S ribosomal protein S4, with product MARYTGPKTKISRRFNEPIFGASKALQKKAYPPGMHGRGRRKKQSEYAIQLMEKQKAKYLYGVLEKQFANLFDKAHRKGGITGENLLRLLEARLDNTVYRLGIAPTRRAARQLVLHKHILVDGAIVNVASYSLKPGQIVAVREKSKSLEAITTSLSARNSRQFNWLEWDGKEMIGKFVSEPERDQIPEKIQEQLIVELYSK from the coding sequence ATGGCACGATATACTGGTCCTAAAACCAAAATTTCAAGAAGATTTAACGAGCCCATTTTCGGTGCAAGTAAAGCCCTACAGAAAAAAGCTTACCCTCCAGGTATGCATGGTAGGGGAAGAAGAAAAAAACAATCGGAATATGCTATCCAGTTGATGGAAAAGCAAAAGGCTAAATACCTTTATGGTGTTTTAGAAAAACAATTTGCTAATTTATTTGATAAAGCTCATCGGAAAGGTGGTATTACCGGCGAAAACTTACTTCGTTTACTCGAAGCAAGATTAGATAATACGGTTTATCGCTTAGGTATAGCTCCCACACGCAGAGCTGCCCGCCAACTTGTTTTGCATAAACATATTTTAGTTGATGGAGCAATAGTAAATGTAGCATCCTATAGTTTAAAACCTGGTCAGATTGTAGCTGTTCGCGAGAAATCAAAATCTCTAGAAGCAATTACTACTAGCCTGAGTGCTCGTAATTCCCGTCAATTTAATTGGTTGGAATGGGATGGAAAAGAAATGATTGGAAAATTCGTTTCTGAACCGGAAAGAGATCAAATTCCGGAAAAAATTCAAGAGCAATTAATTGTCGAGCTTTACTCGAAATAA
- the rpsK gene encoding 30S ribosomal protein S11 yields MAQKRKDKAKKRVVVVESTGQVHIKASFNNIIISITNNNGQVISWASAGKMGFKGSKKNTPYAAQMAASDCARVAHELGLRKAEVFVKGPGAGRESAIRTVQGAGIEITTIKDVTPLPHNGCRPPKRRRV; encoded by the coding sequence ATGGCTCAAAAGAGAAAAGATAAAGCCAAAAAGCGTGTAGTAGTAGTAGAATCTACTGGTCAAGTACACATTAAAGCTTCTTTTAATAATATTATAATCTCCATTACGAACAACAATGGTCAAGTAATCTCTTGGGCATCGGCAGGTAAAATGGGTTTTAAAGGTTCCAAAAAGAATACTCCATATGCGGCACAAATGGCTGCTTCAGATTGCGCTAGAGTAGCTCATGAACTAGGCCTTCGTAAGGCAGAAGTATTTGTAAAGGGTCCTGGTGCGGGTAGAGAATCGGCAATTCGTACGGTCCAAGGTGCAGGTATAGAAATTACAACCATTAAAGATGTTACTCCTTTGCCGCATAATGGTTGCAGACCTCCAAAGCGTAGAAGAGTTTAA
- the rpsM gene encoding 30S ribosomal protein S13: MARIAGVDIPDKKRGEIALTYIYGIGRRASQSILNKAGVNWDKKVNEWTEEEAGAIRNVIATEHKTEGVLRSEVQLHIKRLMDIGSYRGLRHRKGLPVRGQRTKNNSRTRKGKRKTVANKKKATK; the protein is encoded by the coding sequence ATGGCTAGAATAGCAGGAGTAGATATCCCAGATAAAAAAAGAGGCGAAATAGCTTTAACTTATATCTATGGTATAGGTAGAAGAGCTTCACAATCGATTTTAAACAAAGCTGGTGTTAATTGGGATAAAAAGGTAAATGAGTGGACCGAAGAAGAAGCTGGTGCCATTCGTAATGTTATTGCTACTGAACATAAGACGGAAGGTGTTTTACGTTCCGAAGTACAGTTGCATATAAAACGCTTAATGGATATAGGATCATATCGTGGTCTTCGTCATAGAAAGGGCTTGCCTGTGAGAGGCCAGCGTACTAAAAACAATTCTCGGACGAGAAAAGGTAAGCGTAAAACAGTTGCTAACAAGAAAAAAGCTACTAAATAA
- the rpmJ gene encoding 50S ribosomal protein L36 — protein sequence MKVKASIKKRSVDCKVIRRKGKLYVINKKNPRYKQRQG from the coding sequence ATGAAAGTTAAAGCATCTATTAAAAAAAGGAGCGTTGATTGTAAGGTAATTCGGCGTAAAGGAAAGCTTTACGTTATAAACAAGAAAAATCCACGTTATAAACAAAGACAAGGGTAA